The genomic segment TTGTTAACGCTACACTTTTCAGCCAGTTCTCCAATACGAAATTGCATTTATCTCACCTCATATAAAGTATAAACCCTGTACCATGGTATAGGGTCAAGAATAGTATTATTTATATTTTATCGATTAACTGTGACTTTAAGAGATAAATTGCACGTTTTTTAAACGCGATTTTGCACTATAAGTAAATATAAAAAGCCCAATGTCCCAATAAATTGAGAAATTAGGCTTTTTTCGTTGCTTCATTAAAGCGTCCGTTTGTGGAAGTATCTTGTTTAAGTGTTGCTTTGAAATAAAGTTTGATCAAAAATACCTCGCAAACCCATATTTTACGATAAATAAAAAGAATCCATTTTTGAAAAAAGTTTGATCAAAATGGATTCTTATCCAGCAGATTTAAGTTTGGTTTTTATAAAAAAGTTTGATCATTTTCTACCTATGTTGCTCTACAATCGCGCATGATTGTTGTAGATCACTAAAGCTTCTATTAACTGGTTTAGTAAAAGAAGAAACTATTGATATATTCATTTCCCTCTCTCAATCAAACATTAATATTACTTAAAGTCCCTCTTTGTAATCAGTATGATCTTTCAGTATCAATTTAGGTATAGCCTTGATATAGAATAATTCTCCGATCAACTCCACAATGGTCTGTGTAACAATCACAGCTGCAGCTAACGTTGCCCAAGAATCGGGTAAAGCTAATGCTAAAGGAAGAACTACAAGGGAGTTCCTTGTTCCAGTACTAAAGATTAATGCTCTTCCTGCACCTATATCTAATTTGAACACAAATGCGATAAAACGCGATATAAATGGTGTAATGATTAAAAACAAAATATATATCGGAATCACACGCACAATAATTTCGAAATCACTGTATACCTTACCAATTTGGGAAGTCACTACCACAATTAATACTAAAGCCATAAATGGTACGGGGAACCACGTTGTAATATCTAATACCTTCTCACCTAGTGCTGTCTTTTTAGCCCACAATTGAGTAATGATCGCTAATATTAAAGGCGTAACTATTAGTAATAAAAAAGCTTCTAGGAATGGCTCTATATGAACAACTCCTCCCATTTCTTCACCTATAAATAGCCATAAATACAATGGAAGTAATATCATTTGTACTACAAACAAAATAGGCGTGGAAGCTAACATTAATTTCTCATTTCCCTTTCCAAGTTGAGTAAAGACTATTACGTAGTCAATACATGGCGTAAGTAAAACCAAACAAACGCCTAATAAAATTGGTGGAGATTGTGGAAATATCATTGTTAATATCCAAACAATTATAGGCACAGCTATAAAATTTCCAATTAGTAATGCCGCCATGAATCTGAGATTTGAAATTGCCTCACGTAGTTTTAAGAATGGAATTTGTGCAAACATTCCATACATGAGAATGGCTATGAGTGGCGAAATAGCCCAATCTAAGCCTTTTCCTAAATCCTCGTTTGAGATACCTAGAATCCCTCCAAACAGAAGCGATATACCATAGATCCAAATTTGTTGATTTTCTAACTTTTCTCTAGTAATATTCACTTTTAAAATCATCCTTTATTAATACTATCTTTTCGAATTGTTTCTCAGTTAAGTAAGCTTTTATCTTTTTCAAAATACCTTCATTCTTCTATCACGTTTTAACAACAAGTGCCATTTGAATGAACCTTTGTGAAACATTCCGACCAAGTAAGACATTCACACTTCAATCCATTCTTTAATACATCCAACATTAATGATTTCCATTAATCGTCACTCCAAAATAAATAATTCGACCTGCACGTATGATTGTGCAGGCCTAGTTAAATTAAATATGCTCTAACTGTTCGAATTATTTTTTATTCAGCATATGAATAGCATGTCCCATAACGCCTTCAGCTGCTTCCATGAGTGGTTCAGGTAAAGTTGGGTGTGCATGAATTGTAAGGCTGAGATCTTCTGCCGTTGCCCCTGACTCAATTGCAAAAACTGCTTCAGCAATAAGAGATGATACTTCTGGCCCTACCATTTGTACACCTAAAACCCGATTAGATTCTTTATCCGCCACAACTTGTACAAAACCATCGGCATCCGAAACAGATAAAGCTCTGCCGTTAGCTTGGAATGGAAAACGGCTAGAGACCGTTTCATATCCTTCTTCCTTTGCTTCCTTCTCCGTTAAACCTGTATAGGCTACTTCAGGATCGCTAAAAATAACAAAAGGCATTGCCTGAAAATCAATTACACTTTTTAGCCCACTTATTACCTCTGCAGCTATCTTACCTTCATAACTAGCTTTATGAGCAAGGAGGTAACCACCAGCACAGTCCCCGATCGCATATACATGTTCAACATTTGTTTGACATGTATTATTTATCTTAATAAAACCGCGTTGATCTAATTCAACCCCGATATTTTCCAATCCAACTTTTCCTGTGTTCGGTTTTCTTCCAATGGAAACTAAGCAATAATCCCCTTTAATTATCTCTTCCTTCCCATTAACCTGAACTTGAACATTTACTTCATCGCCTGTATTTTCTCCACCTTGGACTAAAGCATTCGTTATAACTGTGATTCCAAGTTCCTTTAAATGACGTTTTACTACATTTGTAAGCATAGGGTCCGTACCTGGAAGAATTGTATCTGATCCTTCAAGGATGGTCACTTTAGCTCCGAATTTAGCATAAGCAGTACCCAATTCCAAACCGATATAACCACCACCTACTACAACTAAATGTTTTGGTACTTCTTGAAGCATCAATGCCTCAGTTGAAGAGATAATTCTTTTTCTATCAAATGGCATACTTTTTAACTCAGTAGGTAATGATCCTATCGCAAGGATTAAGTCTTTGTATGAAAAGAATTTTTCTTCGTTACCAATTTTGATTTTGGCAACATAGGGTTCAGTAAGATAAGCTTCCCCACTAATGACTTCCACTCCATTGCCTTTCAGTAAAGTCCGAACTCCATTCGTTAGTTTATTTACTATACCGTCCTTCCACTTCACTACTTCTGGCATCTCTACTTCAACTTCACCAGAAACCTTTATTCCCATTGAGTTGGCATGTTTTATGTGTTTTACTCGTTCAGAAGCACTAATAAGAGCCTTTGAAGGTATACAACCACGGTTAAGGCAAACCCCTCCTAGTTCTGCTTTATCCACCAAAACCACTTTTTTCCCTAACTGAGCAGCACGTATGGCAGCTACATAACCTCCTGATCCTGCGCCTATAACTAACAGATCTACATCATTTTTTCCTTCAACAGTCATTTCAGTTTCCTCCTTCGATTTTATAAAGAATGAAAAGAATTATTTTAAATTAAGGATGAAAGCGTTTTTGTCCCATGTGGATACCAATATGTAATATAAAAGCTGCTGTTTTACTTATACCCAATCTTTCCATTTTTAATTAGGCTGGATATTTAGAAGTTATACTATTAATGAGATCATTTTTAGAAAAGGGCTTTCCAATCTGTCTGGAAAGCCCTTTTTAGCCCTTTTCCCTTTATTCTTTCACTCTCATTAGTCGCAAACCATTTAGTGCTACCAGAAGGGT from the Niallia sp. FSL W8-0635 genome contains:
- a CDS encoding arsenic resistance protein; its protein translation is MNITREKLENQQIWIYGISLLFGGILGISNEDLGKGLDWAISPLIAILMYGMFAQIPFLKLREAISNLRFMAALLIGNFIAVPIIVWILTMIFPQSPPILLGVCLVLLTPCIDYVIVFTQLGKGNEKLMLASTPILFVVQMILLPLYLWLFIGEEMGGVVHIEPFLEAFLLLIVTPLILAIITQLWAKKTALGEKVLDITTWFPVPFMALVLIVVVTSQIGKVYSDFEIIVRVIPIYILFLIITPFISRFIAFVFKLDIGAGRALIFSTGTRNSLVVLPLALALPDSWATLAAAVIVTQTIVELIGELFYIKAIPKLILKDHTDYKEGL
- the lpdA gene encoding dihydrolipoyl dehydrogenase, which produces MTVEGKNDVDLLVIGAGSGGYVAAIRAAQLGKKVVLVDKAELGGVCLNRGCIPSKALISASERVKHIKHANSMGIKVSGEVEVEMPEVVKWKDGIVNKLTNGVRTLLKGNGVEVISGEAYLTEPYVAKIKIGNEEKFFSYKDLILAIGSLPTELKSMPFDRKRIISSTEALMLQEVPKHLVVVGGGYIGLELGTAYAKFGAKVTILEGSDTILPGTDPMLTNVVKRHLKELGITVITNALVQGGENTGDEVNVQVQVNGKEEIIKGDYCLVSIGRKPNTGKVGLENIGVELDQRGFIKINNTCQTNVEHVYAIGDCAGGYLLAHKASYEGKIAAEVISGLKSVIDFQAMPFVIFSDPEVAYTGLTEKEAKEEGYETVSSRFPFQANGRALSVSDADGFVQVVADKESNRVLGVQMVGPEVSSLIAEAVFAIESGATAEDLSLTIHAHPTLPEPLMEAAEGVMGHAIHMLNKK